The nucleotide sequence CAAATACTACCGTATTCATGTTTTCTCCAAATAGCATCCATAAGGAACTTTTATCTCATTAACTATTTTCAAACACTAACATGCAATCATCGATTTCCCAATTAAATAAGTACATCTTTACACTCAAGATCTAGTATTAAACACATCGGAAACGTGACCACACGCGACAAGAAATGCAGAAATTGGATTCTAGAAGTATCATTTTTTCACCTCCAAATAATTCCTGTGTTTCATCACACCGGTGTTGGGAATGGTTATACGCCTGGCAATGTCGATAACATGTAATCTGTGTTTTCCTTCTCAGTTTTCAAAATCGTCTCCCAGCACCCCTCTATAGACTCACTTTCTTTTAGAGTCTCTCATAGCAACCCATGTTTACCCCTAACGTACTCCTCTCTTTGAAAAAGGTTTACCCACTCTTACTGTCACAACGCTCGGCCAGAGGACAGCAGGAACACCCTGTACAGGCGCCCCCCCTCTTCTTGTTTCGAAGCACATACCAAGAGGCTGCAACAACCAGACTCAAAATCACTATACCAACCACAATGTCTATCAAGCTCATATTACGCCACCTCCTCTGCAACCGACCTTATACTTCTCGCAGAACCTTTTTTCATAAGGAATATCACATAGCCAACCATCACAAATGATGCAATCAAACCACCAAAGAAACCTGTTCCTACCGTCCCTGCAGTGAACAACGTACCCAGCTGGTACACGAGGAACGATAGAACATATCCCATACCCAATTGGAACGCGATTGCTCCCCAGAGCCATTTTGGTGATTCCATCTCAGCATTCATGGAACCGATTGCAGCGAAACAAGGAGGAGTGAACAAGTTGAACACGAGATAGGACAGACCAGCTACTGCACTTATACCAAAAACAGTCATCACATCGGCACTCCCCGTCACCAACGTCAATTCTTCAATATCAATAAAATTGGTAACGGCAAAGGTAACTGCAAGAGTTCCTACAACATTCTCCTTGGCGATAAATCCGGTGATAGCTGCTGCCGCAAACTGCCATATTCCGAATCCCAAGGGAATGAATATCCAGGCAAGAGGTGTGGCAAGGCTTGCCAGAATGCTGGTATCAGGAGCTGTTTGACCGACAACTTGGAACTGCCAATTGAACGTCTGGAGAATCTGCACGATGGCATTACATATCAATATAATGGTTCCTGCTTTGATGATGAATGCTTTCGCCCGACTTAGCATGGAAATGGCCGCTCGTTTAACACTGGGGAACCGGTACTCAGGAAGCTCCATGA is from uncultured Sphaerochaeta sp. and encodes:
- a CDS encoding FeoB-associated Cys-rich membrane protein → MSLIDIVVGIVILSLVVAASWYVLRNKKRGGACTGCSCCPLAERCDSKSG